One part of the Mustela erminea isolate mMusErm1 chromosome 11, mMusErm1.Pri, whole genome shotgun sequence genome encodes these proteins:
- the BET1 gene encoding BET1 homolog, with protein sequence MRRAGLGEGVPPGNYGNYGYANSGYSACEEENERLTESLRSKVTAIKSLSIEIGHEVKHQNKLLAEMDSQFDSTTGFLGKTMGKLKILSRGSQTKLLCYMMLFSLFVFFVIYWIIKLR encoded by the exons ATGAGGCGTGCAGGCCTGG GTGAAGGAGTACCTCCTGGCAACTATGGGAACTATGGCTATGCTAACAGTGGCTACAGTGCCTGTGAAGAGGAAAACGAGAGACTCACTGAAAGTCTGAGAAGCAAAGTAACTGCTATAAAATCT ctctcCATTGAAATAGGCCATGAGgttaaacatcaaaataaattattagctGAAATG GATTCACAATTTGATTCTACAACTGGATTTCTAGGTAAAACTATGGGAAAACTGAAGATTTTATCTAGAGGGAGCCAAACAAAGCTGCTGTGCTATATGATGCTATTttcattgtttgtcttttttgtcatttattggATTATTAAACTGAGGTGA